The genomic window TGAccttttccgaagaaacaatttttttttttgaaatttcgtaTCACTGCCATCAGTTGCAGTGGAAAAAAAATTAAGGTAGGGCGATCTATAAAGCATAAATTTTAATATGCAAAACCAATTTACATAGTCCATATATATTAATTAATAGTGCACACACGAAATTCACTCCAACTTGATGAGTTGCATGTGGCGTAACACCGTCACAAATATTTGGACTGAAGCTACTGCCACTATCGAGTACCTTAAAATAGATTGTCAAAACATTCATCACATGAAAATACCACTAAAATAAGTACATTATAGATTGCTAACCTATTATCTGAAAATGCCATTAAAATACAGAAAAATATGCCCCGCACATGTACCTTTGCCAGCTCCTCCCCCTTCATATCCATCTTCTTGTTCATTTCCTTTACCGGCAATGCCGCTGCGCCACCAGCAACCGGCAAAGTCTCTGTACCGTCTGCCTACGCCAGCGACCCCGCCCGGCCAGCACAACTGCGTCCTGCCTTGCTTGGTCGCTTGGATCTGGAGAGCCCGTGGGAATTGCTTGTGGCCGAGAAGGGACTCCACCCTAGCCTCAATGACAAGCGAAGGCCGCTGCCTCTGCGAATACTAGCCCTCAAAATATCCATCCCACTGCTGATGACGATCAGACGTGGTCGCACCACCGAGCACGAGATCTGCTGCGGACATGGCCGCTGCCGCTGCAACATCTTGCACCAGCCGATCTTTTGAGTCCAGGTGCCATAGCGTTGGCGGGATGAATCGAGTCTACATTGCAAAGCTCCTGCGTCAATGCCGAGCCCCTCCACGCCGAGCCCCTGCGTCCATGCACTGACCACCTGTTAGTCTGAAGGTGGGCGATCCAACAGAGACAGGTAGCCTTGGCTTGCTGCCGCACGAGCGAAGGACACCTTTGCCTTTGACCCTAGTGCTGCAGTCATGCGACTCATGTCTCACCCGGCGGACAGAAGACGTCGTTGAGGAATACGCCGAGGCTAGTGTATTGAACGGTGAAAATTAATTTTTCATTTATATCTCTTGCTCATTTTCTCCTAGAAATAATCCTCTAAATTTAGAAGCTATATTATTACCGTTATTTCATTTTACCATACCTACAGATTTTGGCTCATCAGCTGCCCATATATGTGCAGAGCGAgtgaattgcaagaaaccaccacatttggggcttATCTTGCAGAAAACCACCTGGTCTCTAATCATTTACAAAAATCACCGCGCATTCAGTAAACATTTTGCAAAAAGCACTGAACAGGTGATTTAGCCCGTTTAACCATTTTCTGACTAGTGGGGCCGGATTGTAAGGAGCTGATTTGGCAACAAATTGACATATACCTCCCTGGATCTTATAAAAGAAAAGCAATCAAGCCCCCCTCCCCCACGGAGGGCATCTCATTGCTCTCGCCGGGAAGAACCAGGACGGCGGCGGCTGGGCGGAGCTGCAGGCGAGGaacggcagcgcggcggcgggaTCCGCTGAGCGCCGCAGGTGCTGCTCGCCGCTGTGTGCTGCGGCTGCTGCTGGTCGCCGTCACAAGGTCCTGGTCGCTGCGGCTGCCCGCGACAGCTGCTGCACGCCGCAGCTCCCCTGCCATGGCCGTCGCTGAGCAGTGTGGCTCCTAGGCCTAGGCGAGTCGGGGTCGTAGACCGGCGCGGCCGTGTGGTCCATGGCTTGCCGGAGCTTCAAAGCGCGACCCGGGCGTGCCGAGCAGGAGGCCGAGGCGTTGTGCCGCGGGCACGCCGAGCAGGAGGCCGTGGGGCTATGCCGTCGGCACGGCGACCTAGCTCGCGGTCACCATCCGTCACCGCGACGCGCTCGAGGGCGGGCACGCCGCGCTCTATTGGTCCCTCCTGCCCATCTCCTccctgctccacctcctcctcatctCCGTGTCGGCCTTGCCGGGGCTCacgctccacctcctcctcatcccGGCGTGTCGGCCGAGCTCGCGCTGCTTCGACAGTAGCGCTGCTCCACCGGGGAGGGTTTGATTGCTTTTCTTTCTTAGATATAGGGGGGTATGTGTTAATTGTTTGCTGAGTCAACTCCTTACAACCGGGTCCCACTTGCCAGAAAGTGATTAAACAGGCTAAATTGTCCcatcagtgttttttgcaaaatGTTTACTGAATGCGCGGTGATTTTTGCAAATGATTAGCGACCAGGTAGTTTTCTGCAAGATaagccccaaatgtggtggtttcttgcaattcacTCGTGCAGAGCTAATGTTAGCGTGAAATGTCATCTCGGGATGAAAATTCTGGTGTCTTTGTATATGTGCAATCTATTTCATTCCACAGTTGTTGTATAATACTTTGTATGAGAAGACCTTCGTACTTTCATGTTTTTTTACCTGCATACTTTTATTCAATGACTCCATAATTTGCTTGTAAGAAAGGTACCACATGTTTGTGTGTTTTACATATTTTCTTTTATATATGTCTTGTATCAGTCTGCACTACAAAATCTAAATATCAGAATATTTCAGTTACAATATTATGTTGCTATTCGGCTATATTAACAAATTAGCAGAAAAGGAGCAGAAAACTGGTTTGGGTACAGCCATAGACAAGTAGAGACCACACACAGAGTGACACGGAGACAGAATCCGAGAATTCGGATAAGGGATAGGATTGCAGCCAATGAAAGCCACACAGCTCCGGACCATATCTCGTATGCAGGGGCCCGCCCAACAAGAGCCAgattcccccctctcccttggagCCACTAAAACATCTTGCCATCCTGACAAATCTTCTTGCTGTAACACATCCATCCATTTGTAGCTGCAGGCAGAGCAGAGTTGTGCGTGTGGGAGTTGAAGGAGATCGAGATGGCCACAGCATATGCTCCTCCGATGGCGAGCCAGGTGATGAAGAGCGGCTTGGTGTGCTCCAAGCCGCGGGGCATGTCCGGCGCTTCGCTCACCAGGAGGCCCCGCCTCGTCGTCAAGGCCGTCAAGTCTGACAAGGTCCGTTGCAATTGCAAGAGATAGACAAAATTAAGCGATTCAGCACACTTTTCCTTTGTTCCAAGTCTTCGTGTATCTCATACATATTCTTGTGTCTCCTGTCTCTTCTACAAACAGCCGACGTACCAGGTGGTCCAGCCCATCAACGGCGACCCATTCATCGGCAGCCTGGAGACGCCCGTCACCTCCAGCCCCCTCGTCGCCTGGTACCTCTCCAACCTCCCCGCCTACCGCACCGCCGTCAGCCCGCTCCTCCGCGGCATCGAAGTCGGCCTCGCCCACGGCTACCTCCTCGTCGGCCCCTTCGCGCTCACCGGCCCGCTCCGCAACACGCCAATTCACGGCCAGGCAGGCACTCTCGGCGCCATCGGCCTCGTCTCCATCCTTAGCGTCTGCCTCACCATGTACGGTGTCGCGTCCTTCAACGAGGGCGCACCGTCAACCGCGCCCGCACTCACGCTCACAGGCCGCAAGAAGGAGGCCGACAAGCTGCAGACCGCTGAAGGGTGGTCGCAGTTCACCGGAGGCTTCTTCTTCGGTGGTGTCTCCGGTGCCACCTGGGCCTACTTCCTCCTCTACGTGCTCGACCTCCCATACTTCTTCAAGTAGATTAATTATCGGCATGCATGTACGATGGGTGCAGATCATGTGATCTCTTCTCGATGGCGGTTGCTTCAAAGAGTCCATGTATAAATGAATTTACACATTCCTCACAATCTTTGCATGGATCGATCATACTACGATACTATAACATGCGAATTGCTAATTTCTTAAATAATGCGTGCATAAACAAAACCCAATAAGAAATTTAACTTATAACCTAGATGATGTGATCTCTTCTCAGTGGTTGCTTGAACGAGTCTATGTATAAATAAATTTACATATTCCTCAGAATCTTTGCATGGATGATACTACGTAGTACgtaccactccctccgtttcaaaatacttgtcatcaaaatggataaaaagggatgtatttagaactcaaatacatctagatacatcttcttttatccattttgatgataagtattttcggacggagggagtacgtataaCCAAAGATTCAAATAGTACACTACTGGAAAAATCGTCCTTACGAAGTTCTTTGCTCTTTGTCAAGTATTGGGACATAGGATCACGGTAAAAGACACGTAAGCTATGTGGGGCTGTCGGTTGCCAAGGGGCTGCTACGGAGGGCTCGGCAAACAAGAAACACTCGGTTTATATAGTCTATGCCGGGATCCTCTGCTATGGCACCCGGCAAACAAGTGTCAGGTGATACGGCCGTTTGCGCTTGACGGCTCCATCACGTACAGTCCATCTAAACCGAGATTCGCCATCATGTACTAGGAAAAATAGTTAGAAAATTCTTTTTCCCTCACAGTAAATGTATGGCGAGCTCCCGCGGCCAAGCACTTCGCAAAGTATTTAAGTAAATCCTTTTTCTCCCATGGTATAAATGCTTGCTGAGCTCCCTGTCTACACAGCTCGGCATTGTTCTCAGGAAAAAGCTGGCAGTTTCAGTGTAGTCAGGTCATGCCACGTATTCCGAGTATTTGCATTCTCATGAAAAAGCTGGCAGTTTCAGTGTAGATCAGGCATCACCTTTGCCGAGCTCTGCACTTGATCAAGGCTGACTTCACCGAGAGCAGAAGTTGGCAACAGGTAACAAGATAGAGCAGTACTATCTGTTCTATCCTAAGTCCCTGCAATTGAGAACACAACAGATATATGTTGTTTGACACAATTTCATGTCACATATATCACAGAACATATTATCACATCGTTATAGCTCAAAGTGACATCACATATGAATTAAATTCTTATATATCAACAAGTTCACAACATAGGTCACAACAAGTTCGAAACATAGTTCACAATTTACTACATAAACCATCAACGAACACAAAACATAAGAAACAACCTGTTCGCAAGTTCACTACATAGGAGGGGTATGAGGGTCAACACATCACGATAATCCTGGAGGAGGAGTAGGAGGATGAGGAGGGCTGCCACGCATCATCATCGTGCACATTTCCCGTAACCTCTACAGAGGATGAGGGTCGACATGTCAGCATTGTTCCAAGTTGGTCAACCGGTTAATATGCATAGGCGTGGAAATGGGAAAGTACTAACAGCTAAGTCGGATGTGAGCTTCTCCCTTTTcgccttcatagcccgcatcgatCCATAGGCGGAAGAAGAGCATGTGAGAGTACCGGGTGATATACCAGGTGGACGTACCAGGTGGTCCAGNNNNNNNNNNNNNNNNNNNNNNNNNNNNNNNNNNNNNNNNNNNNNNNNNNNNNNNNNNNNNNNNNNNNNNNNNNNNNNNNNNNNNNNNNNNNNNNNNNNNNNNNNNNNNNNNNNNNNNNNNNNNNNNNNNNNNNNNNNNNNNNNNNNNNNNNNNNNNNNNNNNNNNNNNNNNNNNNNNNNNNNNNNNNNNNNNNNNNNNNNNNNNNNNNNNNNNNNNNNNNNNNNNNNNNNNNNNNNNNNNNNNNNTCCCACTAGTCGCATTGTACCTCTCCAACCTCCCCACGTACCACAATGTCGTTAACCCGCTCGACCGTGGCATCGAGGTCAGCCTCGCCCAcggctacctcctcgtcgtccccttcgcGCTCACCGGCCCGCTCCATAAAATGCCCGTGGCGCCATCTATCTCGGCTCCATCCTCAGCGTCTACCTCACCATGTACGGCGTCACATCATTCAATCAGGGAGCGCTCACGCTCACTGGCCGCAAAAAGGAGGCTGACAAGCTGCGGACCACCGAAGGGTGATCACAGTTCACACGAGGCTTCTTCTTCGGCTGTGTCTCCAGCACCGTGTGGGCTTACTTCCACCTCTATGTGCAGATGATGTGATCTCTTCTTGGTGGTTGCTTGAACGAGTCTATGTAtacatgaatttacattttttccTCACAATCTTTGCATGGATGGATAATATTATAACATGTGAATGGTTAATTTCTTAAATGTTGGGCGCATAAACCAAAACCAATCAGAAATACGCGGCGTTGCAAACTGAGCATAACTTATAACTTAGATGGCTAAATTCCTTTCATGGTATCTGCCCACTCGTATTCAAGTTCTTGACTTGACTCGCATTTTTCAAATTTATTCCATACTTTCTGGCGATATCCATTTAGTGGTATAGCATGCCCGTCTACTACGAAAGTGTTTCCAGCAACTTCGTTAATCTCAAGATTTGCTCCCTCAGAGTTGTGCATGTGTGCATTCATTTGGGTGACTATGCGTGTGTCAACATGAGTGTGTGTCGATACTTTTTTTTAAAGAAGAAATTATTGGTCGTTCGGAAGTAGATATCCGAACATCCCTTTGGACCATGGATCCGCGTCTTTTGTATGATGACCCGTTTCTATTTTGAGCTGCTACTCTTCGTCACCTTGACATCAAGCCGCCGGTTCCCCACTCACATGCCCTACCTCCGACTTGATTTGCCTCCCAGCGGATTTAGGGCTAGTTTGGTTCGCTTCCACGTCGCGGGGTGCCTGGCAAGGAGCTTCCCTGTAGGCTGCCTGGTGCTTGTCTGGTTGGGATACTGAGAATTTACATACGAGCCTGGCATGGAGCAGCCAGGCATGAGATTAGCCTGCCAGGCATCCCCGTCCATCCGCCTGGACGGCTGGCAACACCAGCCTGGTGCCGATCTTGCAGCTTATAGATGAGTTATGGGCTGATTTCCTCGCTCCATGGACACGTGGTGGTGGTTGTATATTCATACATTTTTGTTTGATCAAGTGGAAAATTAATAGTGGCTACACACAAGTAATGACATAACTGTACTGGAAATAACTGGCACATAAGTAATGACATACTCCGGCCGGTCTACATATTGATGGTGGTAGTCACTTTATAACATGGGTGAGTTCAATCACTTGGGGCATGGCGGGATCGATCAACATACGCAAGTGACTTTTATCATCTCTACTACAATTAAAATCCACCCTTTGTCTCGCTCCTTCTCCATTCTTCACAAACCTCCCCAGTCGTCACACACACACTCACTAACACACTACCCACAACCCAAAATTACTGTTGCGGTGAAATCTGGATCAGCTCTAAACCTTTGCTAGAGAAATCATTGTCAACATTGCTGCGAGCATATAGATGTCATACTTTCTTCTCTTGGCCACACTATGTTAGGAGTAGGAGGCATCGGGAAGTTGGCAAGATGTGATTGCAGTGCTTGGAATGTTAGGAGGGCCAGGGAGGACGTTTGGGTCATCTGTCATCCAGTGAAGTATTTGAGAGCGGGGATTTGGTGCTTGTTCCTCCTCTGCTAGCCTTCGGATGCTTGTCTCGTTCTGGTGGTAATGGTTTAATGAAACGTGATGAGTAATGCCAATGCGGTCAAAGAAAGAATTCAACCGTTGATATTCACCTCCCCAGTCCGTTTGCATGGCAATGATCTTGCAATTAAAGAGACGTTCAACATGAGCTTGAAAGAGATGAAATttctcaaacacatcagatttatttTTGAGCAAATAGATCCAACTGATATTGCTAAAatcatcaataaaactgacataataTTTCTGTCTGCCTACAGAGACGGGTCCAGGACCCCAAACATCCGAAAAAATGAGCTCTAAAGGAGCTTTGGACTCACTAGTTGAACGAGAATAAGGTAGTTGATGGCTCTTGCCATCTGACATGCATCACAAAGTTAAAGATGATCTTGTTTATTTGATACGGGAAGATTGAAATCTTGAAGAATTTTCTGAACCACCGGAGAGAAGGATGCCCTAAACGCTTGTGCCATCGAGATATAGAtggtttcactactagggaaaagcctatacacagaaagttactagcagcgagggttaaaaacccgcgctacagctataaacttagtagtagcgaggtttaaaaacctgcgctagcgcgggtttttaaccctcgctactactaagcggtctctaccgtgccccccgggacatgccatagtagtagcgcgggtttttaaaacctcgttactactaagtttgctagcagtAGCGTTGATTTTTAGCCCTctctactactaagtggtgccatagtagtagcgagggggtaaaaaaccgcgctgctattaaaggtcccattttcaaactctacccccccccNNNNNNNNNNNNNNNNNNNNNNNNNNNNNNNNNNNNNNNNNNNNNNNNNNNNNNNNNNNNNNNNNNNNNNNNNNNNNNNNNNNNNNNNNNNNNNNNNNNNNNNNNNNNNNNNNNNNNNNNNNNNNNNNNNNNNNNNNNNNNNNNNNNNNNNNNNNNNNNNNNNNNNNNNNNNNNNNNNNNNNNNNNNNNNNNNNNNNNNNNNNNNNNNNNNNNNNNNNNNNNNNNNNNNNNNNNNNNNNNNNNNNNNNNNNNNNNNNNNNNNNNNNNNNNNNNNNNNNNNNNNNNNNNNNNNNNNNNNNNNNNNNNNNNNNNNNNNNNNNNNNNNNNNNNNNNNNNNNNNNNNNNNNNNNNNNNNNNNNNNNNNNNNNNNNNNNNNNNNNNNNNNNNNNNNNNNNNNNNNNNNNNNNNNNNNNNNNNNNNNNNNNNNNNNNNNNNNNNNNGTTGGGCAGCGATGCGAGCCTCCGCTGCAAGGAGCAAGGAGAAGAGCTCGGTGAGCCTGATCTGCTAGTCCATGGCGGTGCGCGTGGAGATGGCGGAGACGAAACCATTGTAGTCGGATTCATGCACCAGACCTTGGAGGATCTGATCGACAGGGTCGTCTTCACCGAGGGCTTCCCGGCAGCTGCTAGCTCGCCAGCGATGCCCTTCATCCTGGTGACGTAGGCGGCTGCCGAGAGGTCCCCCTTGCATGTGTTCCCGAGGGCAGGACGTAGCTGGATGATGCGTTCCCTGGATTGCGAAGAAAAGCTCTGGATCAGGGCTTGCCAGATGCTAGTGGAGGTGGTGTGGTTCGAAACTTGCATGAGAACATCACGGAAAAGAGAGGCAATCAAGAACGTGAGCACCTGTTGATCCTGAGTCACCCAGATGGCATACTCAGGGTTGGGCGTGGGGACCGTCTCCCTCCCATCAGCGATTTATTTCTCAGAAAAAGAACAGCGTTTGGCTCCTTGATCGATCCGTCAAGGTAGCCCATCATGCCCGCCGCCTTGACGTGCGGCAGGACCTGCGCCTTCCAGACCAGGAAGTTACTGGTCGTTCGGAAGTAGATATCCGAACATCCCTTTGGATCATGGATCCGCGTCTTTTGTATGATGACCCGTTTCTATTTTGAGCTGCTTCTATTCGTCACCTTGAGATCAAGCCGCCGGTTCCCCACTCACATGGCCTGCCTCCCACTCGATTTGCCTCCAAGGGGATTTAGGGCTAGTTTGGTTCGCTTCCACGTCGCAGGGTGCCTGGCGAGGAGCTTCCCTGTAGGCTGCCTGGTGCTTGTCTGGATGGGATCGTGAGAATTTACATACGAGCCTGGCATGGATCAGCGAGGCATGAGATTAGCCTGCCAGGCATGCCAGTCCATCCGCCTGGACGGCTGGCAACACCAGCCTGGTGCCGATCTTGCAGCTTATAGATGAGTTATGGGCTGATTTCCTCGCTCCATGGACACGTGGTGGTGGTTGTATATTCATACATTTTTGTTTGATCAAGGGGAAAATTAATAGTGGCTACACACAAGTAATGACATAACTGTACTGGAAATAACTGGCACATAAGTAATGACATACTCCGGCCGGTCTACATATTGATGGTGGTAGTCACTTTATAACATGGGTGAGTTCAATCACTTGGGGCATGGCGAGATCGATCAACATACGCAAGTGACTTTTATCATCTCTACTACAATTAAAATCCACCCTTTGTCTCGCTCCTTCTCCATTCTTCACAAACCTCCCCAGTCGTCACACACACACTCACTAACACACTACCCACAACCCAAAATTACTGTTGCGGTGAAATCTGGATCAGCTCTAAACCTTTGCTAGAGAAATCATTGTCAACATTGCTGCGAGCATATAGATGTCATACTTTCTTCTCTTGGCCACACTATGTTAGGAGTAGGAGGCATCGGGAAGTTGGCAAGATGTGATTGCAGTGCTTGGAATGTTAGGAGGGCNNNNNNNNNNaaaaaaaataaaagaaaatgatgaaaatgtccaaaaataaaataaaataagtttcccatgtgatatgtggtctagttattgggaaaatttgcaaatatgaatttcgactttatttgcaaaatctcttgagaatttgtaaaaatgggcataacttttgcatactaactcggatgaaaaagttttttatatgaaaaatcatctactcgaaaagttagtTCCGAATTTAatagggggaaccccgttaaacattttcaaaatcctcaaaaaccaaacaaaaaatatctagagtggaaaaaatcgaaaaaaattcaaattgtgtggtcaaactgtggtcaaacaatggtcaaactaattattctagaatattagtgttactaaataattattttagttttttttaattttggtcaaatctggtcaaactatggccaaactatggtcaaactaattattcaagaaatattagtgttactaattttttagaacaatagtttcaaactcaaatggtgaaatgtgtgacttcatgctcaagctaaattcctaaggttaataggattgacatcttactattgtcaggaaaacaacaagtgcagacttggaagcgagggagaatagaacccgaaagttaagcgtgctcgggttggagtagtgagaggatgggtgaccgtccgggaagttagatgatttagattgatgaggggtgattagagattaaattgagtagcggtgaggggtgattagagatttgaggttaaaataattcaaaaatttgaaaaataggggaaaaatcgaaatatttttttgaaaaaattcaaaaaaaaaacctgcgctggtagtagtagcgcaggtttttacccacgctactactaaaggacgtagtagtagcgcgggtggcacccgcgctactgctataaattagctgtagcgccttattagtagcgccggcccccgcgctgctgctaggcttttccctagtagtgtttgatTGCTCCAAGCACTTTCCTTTGAGGAGCACTCTGCCGCCCGGTCACAGGAAACATGCGCCACCTACTCCTGTTTTGAAGAATTGTTCTCCGGGTATCCTGATCCTTGACAAGAAAGGTTTCAGGGTGAAGTTCAATAAACACATGATTATATTTCATAAgttgatatgcagaaagaagactTTGCTCGACACTAGGAACATGGAGAATATTATTCAGATTCAACGACCCGGAGGGAGTAGATAAGCCTGAGTGGCCAATATGTGCAATGTCCATACCTTGACCGCTAGCAGTGTGAATTTGCTCGTTGATGGTGTAGCGATCCCGAATGGCAAGCTTATCCAACTCTCCGGTGATATGGTCTGTCGCACCGGTGTTGAGATACCAGTTGGTATCTACGTCATACAAGTGTGCTGCGTTGGCGGGACGATGttggccaccaccaccgccgccgccgccaccattgCCGCAACCACCACCTCCTACGGGATGACGATAGTTGTTGTTGTAGCCCTTGTCGTAGCTTTTCCTGTAGCGCCATGCACCATGGCCTTCCTTCTTGCATATCTGGCAGCGCTCACGATCACTGTGGTCACCACCCTGCTTGCGCGGTGCACCACCAGAAGAGCCGCCGCTGGAGTTGTCGGAGTAGCGAGGGGCGGTAGAATTGTTGTTGTTGTAGTCGGCacgtccgccgccgctgccgccgccgcggctgTAGTTGCCACCTCGGCCTCCATGAGACGAGAGATTGGCGGAGTGGTTGGAGGAGAAGGCCGCCNNNNNNNNNNNNNNNNNNNNNNNNNNNNNNNNNNNNNNNNNNNNNNNNNNNNNNNNNNNNNNNNNNNNNNNNNNNNNNNNNNNNNNNNNNNNNNNNNNNNNNNNNNNNNNNNNNNNNNNNNNNNNNNNNNNNNNNNNNNNNNNNNNNNNNNNNNNNNNNNNNNNNNNNNNNNNNNNNNNNNNNNNNNNNNNNNNNNNNNNNNNNNNNNNNNNNNNNNNNNNNNNNNNNNNNNNNNNNNNNNNNNNNNNNNNNNNNNNNNNNNNNNNNNNNNNNNNNNNNNNNNNNNNNNNNNNNNNNNNNNNNNNNNNNNNNNNNNNNNNNNNNNNNNNNNNNNNNNNNNNNNNNNNNNNNNNNNNNNNNNNNNNNNNNNNNNNNNNNNNNNNNNNNNNNNNNNNNNNNNNNNNNNNNNNNNNNNNNNNNNNNNNNNNNNNNNNNNNNNNNNNNNNNNNNNNNNNNNNNNNNNNNNNNNNNNNNNNNNNNNNNNNNNNNNNNNNNNNNNNNNNNNNNNNNNNNNNNNNNNNNNNNNNNNNNNNNNNNNNNNNNNNNNNNNNNNNNNNNNNNNNNNNNNNNNNNNNNNNNNNNNNNNNNNNNNNNNNNNNNNNNNNNNNNNNNNNNNNNNNNNNNNNNNNNNNNNNNNNNNNNNNNNNNNNNNNNNNNNNNNNNNNNNNNNNNNNNNNNNNNNNNNGATCGATCAACATACGCAAGTGACTTTTATCATCTCTACTACAATTAAAATCCACCCTTTGTCTCGCTCCTTCTCCATTCTTCACAAACCTCCCCAGTCGTCACACACACACTCACTAACACACTACCCACAACCCAAAATTACTGTTGCGGTGAAATCTGGATCAGCTCTAAACCTTTGCTAGAGAAATCATTGTCAACATTGCTGCGAGCATATAGATGTCATACTTTCTTCTCTTGGCCACACTATGTTAGGAGTAGGAGGCATCGGGAAGTTGGCAAGATGTGATTGCAGTGCTTGGAATGTTAGGAGGGCCAGGGAGGACGTTTGGGTCATCTGTCATCCAGTGAAGTATTTGAGAGCGGGGATTTGGTGCTTGTTCCTCCTCTGCTAGCCTTCGGATGCTTGTCTCGTTCTGGTGGTAATGGTTTAATGAAACGTGATGAGTAATGCCAATGCGGTCAAAGAAAGAATTCAACCGTTGATATTCACCTCCCCAGTCCGTTTGCATGGCAATGATCTTGCAATTAAAGAGACGTTCAACATGAGCTTGAAAGAGATGAAATttctcaaacacatcagatttatttTTGAGCAAATAGATCCAACTGATATTGCTAAAatcatcaataaaactgacataataTTTCTGTCTGCCTACAGAGACGGGTCCAGGACCCCAAACATCCGAAAAAATGAGCTCTAAAGGAGCTTTGGACTCACTAGTTGAACGAGA from Triticum aestivum cultivar Chinese Spring chromosome 3B, IWGSC CS RefSeq v2.1, whole genome shotgun sequence includes these protein-coding regions:
- the LOC123068464 gene encoding photosystem I reaction center subunit XI, chloroplastic, whose amino-acid sequence is MATAYAPPMASQVMKSGLVCSKPRGMSGASLTRRPRLVVKAVKSDKPTYQVVQPINGDPFIGSLETPVTSSPLVAWYLSNLPAYRTAVSPLLRGIEVGLAHGYLLVGPFALTGPLRNTPIHGQAGTLGAIGLVSILSVCLTMYGVASFNEGAPSTAPALTLTGRKKEADKLQTAEGWSQFTGGFFFGGVSGATWAYFLLYVLDLPYFFK